From Chroicocephalus ridibundus unplaced genomic scaffold, bChrRid1.1 SCAFFOLD_105, whole genome shotgun sequence, a single genomic window includes:
- the LOC134509532 gene encoding olfactory receptor 14A16-like → LAALLGNGLIITAVACDHRLHTPMYFFLLNLALLDLGAISTTVPKAMANSLWHTRTISYMGCVSQVFFFAFLMSADFCLLTVTAYDRYVAICKPLHYGSLLRSRACVHMAAAAWGSGILNALLHTVNTFSIPLCQGNGLDQFFCEIPQILKLSCSQSYLREVELIVFSACLFFVCFIFIVVSYVQIFRAALKIPSQQGRHKAFSTCLPHLAVVSLFISTGMVAHLKLLSISSPSLNVVMAVVYSVVPPAVNPLLYSMRNRELKDALKKLI, encoded by the coding sequence ctggctgccctcctgggcaatggcctcatcatcactgccgtagcctgtgaccaccgcctccacacccccatgtacttcttcctcctcaacctcgccctcctcgacctgggtgccatctccaccactgttcccaaagccatggccaactccctctggcacaccaggaccatctcctacatgggatgtgtttcccaggtctttttctttgccttcttgatgtcagcagactTTTGTCTTCTCACTGTCacggcctatgaccgctacgtagccatctgcaaacccctgcactatgggtccctcctgcgcagcagagcttgtgtccacatggcagcagctgcctggggcagtggcattctcaatgctctcctgcacacggtcaatacattttcaatacccctctgccaaggcaatggcctagaccagttcttctgtgaaatcccccagatcctcaagctctcctgctcacaatcctacctcagggaagttgagctaattgtatttagtgcctgtttattctttgtgtgttttattttcattgtggtgtcctatgtgcagatcttcagagcTGCGCTGAAGATCCCCTcgcagcagggacggcacaaagccttttccacctgcctccctcacctggccgtggtctcactgtttatcagcactggcatGGTTGCCCACCTgaagctcctctccatctcctccccatccctcaatgtggtgatggctgttgtgtactcggtggtgcctccagcagtgaaccccctcctctacagcatgaggaaccgggagctcaaggatgccctgaagaaACTCATCTGA